The genomic DNA caaaaaaaagaaacagccttGGCCAAACCAGGCCAAGATAACCTTTGTTAGGTAGTCTAAAATATACAACACGCCTGAGTGAAAGGGAGTAATTCAAGAAGAAATGGTAGCACACTTGCATGCCTGCctgaatgaaaatgcagaatggGAGAGGGAGCAACATGGGTGCTCTGTGAGAGAAAGTGCTACACTGCTCTAAAAACATGACAAATGCTATTATCCAAGTCTTTCAACTCATACTTGTCTTTGCTGTTTTTGTGACCTTGTAGAGATACCCTCTGAAAGCGAGCAATATGGTTTCCCGTTACAAGAAGGAGTTCCTGGAACTAGAAAAAATTGGTGTGGGGGAATTTGGCTCTGTCTACAAGTGCATCAAACGCCTTGATGGATGTGTTTATGCCATCAAACGCTCCAAAAGGCCTCTGGCAGGATCCTCAGATGAGTGAGTGTGCTAGCTAGAAAATGCCAGTTGAAATGACAGGCATGTTCTTGGGAGGTGtgatggggatggagggggtGTGGACCTAAAGGTATCTGCGGGGTAGCATGAGCAAACACTGGCTGCTGTTGCATTCCCAAGTAACGGTTGGGAGAGTGGGGGAAGTTACCACTTTGGAAATACTGAGTACGTATGTCTGAGAAAGCGAAGAAGCCCCATGTGTTGCAAAGTGAGATGACAGTTACCTGAATTCCTTGGGTCCATGTAGCCAGTGTCTTTAAAATAACTGTCAAATAGTTCATCTGTGGTATGTTCCTGCCCTGCTGTATGGCCAGCACTGGTTACAGCCGTACTGTCCAGCTAGTGTTGTCCTGCATGTAAAGCAGTCTTTgaagctgcctttgctgctttaACAAAGACTTGCTCAgggatctattttttttttgacagctgcTTAGCACATGTGAGAAAGGGCAGGTTttgcttcagcagctgtgagagcCAGTCTGTCtctcaaaacccaaaagaaagtgctaaacacttctgctttccctttctcaaGCCAGGCTGCAAACCAGGGCTCCTCTCATGGTCCCAAGCAGGACACTGGCACCCCGTCaccactgctttttctgtgcatgcTTTCTAGGCAGCTGGCACTGCGCGAGGTTTATGCTCATGCTGTGCTGGGACACCACCCCCATGTTGTGCGCTACTACTCAGCATGGGCAGAGGACGATCACATGATTATCCAGAATGAACACTGCAATGGTAAGAGCTGTGACATTGTTAAAGGCCGAGATCTCAGGGTGGGTGCAGTTACCTTCTTTTGTACTTCGATGTGGGGTATTTTGGCTTACAACAAAGCAGACTGCACTGGGCTACAGTTCCGTAGAGAACCCAGCAAGGGGTAATATTTAGACAAAGCTCCGAATGGTCCCAATGTGTTACAGGCAGTAAATACTCTCTAATTTGTGGgatttaaaaactttttctgtGTTGGCTGGCCTAGAAGAGTATTCCCCACGCCAGTGCTTACAGCTGCATCTGGGACAGCCCAGGTAACCATAACCTGATGTGAGTGACTCAAGAGCAGCCAATTAGTGTCATGTATCTTGGAACCAAACCCTTCTTAATGGAGGGGAGCAGTGATTTGAAGAGTGATACCTGGCTGAGACAAAGGCACCTTGCATCTTGGCTAGAAGAAAGGGCTCAACGGCTGCAGAGGAACAGAGCTAATTAATGAGGTAAACTGTAAATgcgggtgctgcaggcagggtggtACCCTCTTACTTGAGTTCACCCTTGGTCATACCACTGTCTGGGAGACACATTGGAAAAGAAACCTCTGGTTACCAGAGGAGCTGAATTCACATATGTAGCGCTCAGCTTTCaactgctcctgcagccttgGGGCTTGATGAGTGGTGGTAACTGTTTGGAGTAATGACTTCAAATCTGGAGGAGGTAACCATGAAACATGATTGCTGCTGCAGTATTGATGCATTTCTTGCATTGTAGTGGATGAACATCTGAGACTAAAGGTTAAGTATTGAAAAGCAGGCTGATGGGGCGAGAGGCCATGGTATTAGTTGTGAAATAGCCAGTGCCTTAATGGAGACCCATAAAACTCTGTTTCAGTGTTCAATGTTCTGTTACATTCTTCAATCAAAAATCTGCTAATAGGagcttaatttctttgcttCGCTATTCATGTATCTGCTTTCTGCCTGTAAGTATGGCAGAAGTAATTAACTTTTTGACTGGTtcacttgcagcagcagcagcactacGGTGTCAGCCCTTCTGGTGCTGTAGGTAGAACTGTAGTTGCTCAGTCCTTGGCAAGCAGGAGGCAGGGTGCTCTGAGGCTATAAGGCTGAAGCCAAGAGGTGATGTCCAAGTTCGATCACTAGAGCATATATAGCTGGCCTTGTCAGGGTTTGTCACTAGCAAGCCTGCAAGTGCTCTGGGCAATGGTTTCTACTAAGCTATTTCAAACATGCTGCTCTATAAGATCTTTGTCATGTCTCAGACCGTCTGTTTTCATCTAGGTGGGAGTCTCCAAGATGTGCTGCTGGAGAATGCGAAGCTTGGCCAGTATTTCccagaggcagagctgaaagaaatactgttaCAAGTCTCCATGGGACTAAAATACATCCACAACTCTGGCCTTGTGCACTTGGATATCAAACCTAGTAAGTAGCGCTCCCCTGCTTTTGAGAAGGGTCTTCCAAGTGACCCTCCAGGGGTGGGACCTGTAATAGGTCCTTCTGACTGGACCTATAGCAatgcttcaaaggaaaaagagaagatcTTGCCCTGAAAGGTGAATGACTTGtgggctgctttttttgttaatcTCATGTTGCTCTAAAACTGAGCCTTCTCTGATAGTTGGCAGCATTTTACTGCAGTCTTGTGATCTTCATAATCCTGGCTAATGGGACTCACTTTCATACTGGTGGAGCAAGTAGGGCTGCTAGTGAGGACAGGGACTTCCTTATTTGCTGCTGTCTGGTTGCACAACACTTGACCTTTGTAAGTGCAAGCTGGAGTGAGGTGCATATTTATTGTGCCTACTCTGAGGGATTAAGTTCCTGCAAAAAATGGTAAGaagctttcctctctgcagctgaggaTGGATACCCCCAGGGCAATGCTCTGCCCACCCCTAGTCACATAGGTGGATCCTTATAGTGGagttcttttttcctgctgaaatcatGCCTCtagcttgggggggggggggggggcgggcagaAAGGTTGATTGTGCTAGGGTATTTTATGCACAAGGTACAACTGTCTTCTGTTAGCTCTATGGCTGAATACATGAGCTGGGCAGAAAGCAGACTAATGGGTGGGAAACGTGCATAGTTTCTCTGGCTGAAAAGCTTAACTAGCTTGTCAGGTGGGATTTTTACAAAGTTGTCAGGCTCCTGCAGTCTGGCTACAGATATCACACTATTGCTAAACTTTGCTGTCTTGCAGGTAATATCTTCATCTGTCACAAGCTGGCAGCTGCGGGCCTTGCTGGGCAGGAAGAGAGTGACAGTGAAGATGAATTCTCTTCTGGTGTGGTGTATAAGATTGGTAGGTTTTAGCCCACTTTACACTGGCTTAAGATTAGGGCTGCCTCATTACTGCCTGAAAGAGCTCTCTTCTGCTGGCTGAAAAGTCTTGCATACAAAACTGACAGCATAGTTCTAAATGCCTCTGCTACTTACCGGAATTAATTCTGCTAAGGAGGAAAGTCCTAGGAAACTCATGTGCTTGTTTCCAACCCTGGACTCCTGAGTAGGAGCAGCCTTGCTCTCTTACTTGGTATTTTCTGATTGCTCTGTTGGTGCCTATAAAATGCAGGCTTTTATTGATGGAGACCTGCATCAGTTTTCTCTAAGTTGCTCTTTCTTTGTCTCAGGTGACCTTGGCCATGTGACATCAATAACAAACCCCCAGGTGGAGGAAGGAGACAGACGGTTTTTGGCCAAAGAGATTTTGCAAGAGGTACAGCCACTGGTGGGGAGAACAGGGAGGCAAGCAAGTGGGGAGAGATTAGCTGTAGTGAAATCACCAGTCTGGCATATTCCTTGCCTTATCTCCTCTTTCTTGTACCTAGTCTGGCTGTGAAATCAGGAAAATTAACACCTCTTTATTAATACTAAAAGCCTGGGTCTTGtcatgtaaatatttaacataattTATAAGCAACTTAATCATTAGATTATTTGCAACTATTCTACCTGTGGGGGATGAATGGGACAAAATCTGTATTGGTTTGATGCAGTCTCATTTACACACCCAGCTGAGGTTAAACTGCTGGATGTGATTACTGCAGAATATATACACTCAGACAAATGCTTTGTACAACAAGCACTGATCAGGTAGGTGGAGAGGTGGGAGGCACAACTCTTGCACTGACTGCAGCTTTGCCACTCTGGCCAGTGAACAAAAAAGGAGTCGGTATGTAACAACAAGTTTGAATGTGTTAATCAATTCTGGCATTTGAGTGACAGTATCTTTTTGTGCTGTAAGTGGATTTAGGAACTGTTAGGTCAACACATCACAGGCAGTCTAGCTTGAGTTGGGCATGGCTAGTTTATTGCCGTCCGGTGAAGGCTGGAGGCACCCATTTATAAAGCCACCCTCTGGATATGCTGCAGTGATCCTAATATGGGCTGCAAGCTCCTTGTGACTGGGTGGAAGCCAATGTGCTATCAGTTACCAATACTACATGCTATCAATCTTTTCATcctgaagagaaggaaacagctAACAGGGATGGTGAAGGCAGTGTCATACACATACTTGTTTGGCTAGGGTTTTTTGAGTTGGTACCCCAACCCACTCTTGCTCAGTATAGCAAGACATTCCCTTTCTAtaactatttattttctctctgcagcaatACTGCTATTTGCCAAAGGCAGACATCTTTGCCCTGGCACTCACAGTAGCTCTGGCAGCTGGTGCAGCACCGCTGCCTCACAATGGGGCCCTGTGGCATGACATCCGCAAAGGCAATATCCCATCAATCCCCCAGAAGCTTCCTCATCGCTTTCTTGAACTCCTCAAGGTGAGGAAGTAGTCTTGTCAGGACAGAGGCTTTTCCAGTTGGCATGTGACAGGGGCAGTGCTAAACTCTGAACTCCTTTGCCTTCTAGCTCATGATTCATCCTGACCCAGTGGAAAGACCTTCTGCCACAGCTCTTACTAAACATCCAGTTCTCTGTCCTTCACGTGGAAAAGCTGTGCAGCTCCAGAAGCAGCTAAATGTGGAAAAGTGCAAGACTGCCATGCTGGAAAGGTAGGACTGGCTTGAGCATGAAGGGGAGAAAACATGGGCACAACAAGTGCTGGTCACCAGGCTTCTGTGGGTGAATATAGGGTAGTAATACTGGGAGATCCAATATGCAGAAATATTCAGTCAGTTCCGGTGCCTGGAGCTGGGAGGATGATTGGGCTGTAGCAGGGACTTATAGTGCCCAAGCAGCTGTGGCTCACTTCTGGCTTTGAGGAGCTGGCTAAATTAGAAAAGTGGATTTGCATGCTTACTGCAACCGCTGGTGATGGAGAAAATACTGATACAATATGCAGCCAGTGGGCAGATGAGGAACTGATACTGCATTGAGATAATGGTCTagcacagaaggaagagaagtatcagtttctttccctttgctccTTCTCACTGCTGTTAGAAGTAATGTTTTGATGTGCTGGGGCTAGGATTTGCCCCACCACCCCTCTTAGTGCAATAGTCAGATGGGGATTAGGTTTTCCATATATACAGGAGAGCATGTGCTCTGCAGAAAGCCACTAGCATcaggaaaaaaggcaataaaaaaagcatatgCCTTAGGTATGTGCTGCACGAGATGGCACTGATCTAAGTTCCACCATtcacaaaaatctgaaatgatgggggggaaaaagccaAGAGGGACTCTTCATGCTGATGCCAGTgtgttgctggttttcttttgggAAACTTTCAAAGCTTCATCAGCCTCTGGTGTGAAAAGTCAGCACCCTCCAGCAATGCTGGAGTACTGCAGTAATCCTCTTGTGCAAGACAGATTCATGCATGatgtggttttcttcctttcccttctgtcttCCCCCTGCAGGGAACTTAGAGCAGCCCGCCTTGCCCAGACCCTCATGAAGGACCAGCCCTTAGGAAGTGCCAAGTTGCAAGAGTCTGAAACCTCTTCCAAGCAGAAGAGCAAGCGCCTggtgggagggaagagctgTCGCTCATTTAGCTTTACTTTGGGTTACTGAACTTCTGTGTTGTCCAAAAAGCTCTGGCTGCTGAGTGGCCCTGTGAAAGCAGAGGGTCCGTACAGACCCATACCCCATATTAGCTCTCCCTGTCATGGTTTTTGGTTCCCTCAATTATGATTGAATGCTGGCTGAGGGAAGAATGTCTGGCTTATAAGTGTCAGATCATGGGATTTAAGATTATTGTCCTcagtcttttaatttcttgtgtAATTGGTCTTGTTCTAGACTAAGAATAGCTTTGCCATGCAAGGGAAAGGATGGCATCTCCTCTACTCGCTTCCCTCTTTTAGTTGGGCCCTGTTATTGATAGTAGTTTTGTGGTCTTCACATTCTGGCCACCTGTGTACCCTTAGAGGGGAGGCGGTGGCTGTACACAGACAGCACCTACAGCTGGGTCCGAGGGGTGCGGAGGTACAGCCTGAGGTAGAATTTTAACAACGCACCAGGATACAGATAGTTACATAGCAGTGCTGGTGGCCTTGGGATGCAACTGGAGTGGCATTTCACTTGAGGATACAAAGAGTAAAAGGAAAACCTTTAAGGGGGCCTTAATCGTGGAAGTGGAAGGAAaactttcccttccttccctttcagcGCCAAGCACAACGCCATGAGCTGGTTATGCCCCAGCAGGCCAGGCCCTGCTGGCCTCGGAGGAGCGGACCCACCCTCAGcgggctgccccctccctgcagggagACTAGAAAGGGCTTTTGCAGGCCTTGtcaggtttgttttggttgttttttttttttgagtttccTCTTTAGATTGTGTGTATTTTCGGTATGTGTTGGATGCGGCCTCCCCCTGCTAAACACTGCTCTGCGAGTCCCTGCCGGGggcctgcagccagggaggaTGCTGGGCCTGTAACTGTTATCTGTAGGTTTTACCGAAGTTCGTTCTCAAGTGTTGGACGGTGCTAGCTTTTGAACTATCGGATGCTACCCTATGAGAAGCGAAACGTgcaaataaagattttaatctttttatctACGACggcctgcctttttttttttttttccttcttcctcccccctctctcttcctttggGCGTCCTTCCCCGCCAGGCGGGAGATGTCGCTCACCCGGTAGGCGACAGTGTGGCCGCGGGTGGCTGGGGGTAggtgccgcccgccgccgcagcccctcGTGGCGtgggcccgcccgcccccgggccccgcAGCACGGCCGGCGGGGAGAGGGTCGCGTTTCCCCCGGCCCCTCTGTGGGCAGGACCCGTCCCTGTGCTTCCGCTTCCGGCGGGCTGCGGCGGGAGAGGTGCTGAAGGGTTGGTGGGAGCGGTCGGTGGGGCCGGGGGCGGTCGGGGTGCCCTCCAGTGCCGCTTTAGGGGTGCCGGGGGCGGTCGGGGCGCTCTCCGGCGCCGCTTCAGCCGTGCTTTTCCTTCCACAGGCGCGGCGGCGGCATGTTGCGGCGACCGGCGTGGCAGGTAGGGTCGCGCCGGGGCCGCGGGTGGCGGTTTAACGGCTCCCTGAGGGAGCggggccccgcgccgccgcaGTGCGGTAGGG from Falco rusticolus isolate bFalRus1 chromosome 5, bFalRus1.pri, whole genome shotgun sequence includes the following:
- the WEE2 gene encoding wee1-like protein kinase 2, translating into MYDWDNSDGFIQQLDFSSCSEETEEQSINEEDALSSSPTRSYEFQKCQGSSPPPATPQRKLSEIFLNKMNAWETPPLKPSLDMSKSQGNAETPLHITWKKLQLCDTPHTPKSLLSKTAFPSSGTKAPPKGFRHLRFTPGADSDDCTQASLVNINPFTPESYRQMLFLPHGKQKGRGELRDSDPRSQVKQDLPTKRYPLKASNMVSRYKKEFLELEKIGVGEFGSVYKCIKRLDGCVYAIKRSKRPLAGSSDEQLALREVYAHAVLGHHPHVVRYYSAWAEDDHMIIQNEHCNGGSLQDVLLENAKLGQYFPEAELKEILLQVSMGLKYIHNSGLVHLDIKPSNIFICHKLAAAGLAGQEESDSEDEFSSGVVYKIGDLGHVTSITNPQVEEGDRRFLAKEILQEQYCYLPKADIFALALTVALAAGAAPLPHNGALWHDIRKGNIPSIPQKLPHRFLELLKLMIHPDPVERPSATALTKHPVLCPSRGKAVQLQKQLNVEKCKTAMLERELRAARLAQTLMKDQPLGSAKLQESETSSKQKSKRLVGGKSCRSFSFTLGY